The Streptomyces sp. CC0208 genome window below encodes:
- a CDS encoding glycosyltransferase family 2 protein, with protein MASTAVEGGVPHSRHSQKLAKRTAAWKPGILPFLIPLVFLTVFSLWSYTPSHSPLAWLITICWALPVPGVLVSVQGFFLIRRRIRKAHLMTPPALVEQDFLICLVPTIGRHDTYPALERSVLSYVEHLPEWFPYMRVDVLTEEGCEAAERIDELAATSPLIRVVTVPKAYETKNGTRFKARANNYAHELRIAEGEALEHVWVLHMDDDTGVGPDTSASLAQFINRQRRATPEEVKHMAQGILTYPRENAVSMLTWFADAIRPADDIARFRAFTGLGTPAAGVHGELLVIRASIEAEIGWDFGPKEIVEDARLALTFCRIYPGRSDWFNGRCYGASPANTKDFIKQRERWAWGLVALCFNRKVPLRYRWFLTICVTSWILGPLQHVGTILFVAWFIGDMNTSPVTQSVVILWSLSFAYVIWAYWEGLRLNAIASANGRRKWWEPFAVLLLLPFFSLIEGIGGIKGLWKFVRREENKFVVIAKPA; from the coding sequence ATGGCATCGACAGCCGTCGAGGGGGGCGTGCCGCATTCCCGGCACAGTCAGAAGCTCGCGAAACGTACCGCCGCATGGAAGCCGGGAATTCTCCCGTTCCTGATCCCGCTGGTCTTCCTCACCGTGTTCAGCCTGTGGTCGTACACGCCCAGCCACTCACCGCTGGCATGGCTGATCACCATCTGCTGGGCCCTTCCGGTGCCCGGTGTACTCGTGTCCGTCCAGGGCTTCTTCCTCATCCGCCGCCGGATCCGCAAGGCCCACCTGATGACCCCGCCCGCCCTGGTGGAACAGGACTTCCTGATCTGTCTCGTGCCCACCATCGGCAGGCACGACACCTACCCCGCCCTGGAGCGCTCGGTCCTCTCGTACGTCGAGCACCTCCCGGAGTGGTTCCCGTACATGCGGGTGGACGTCCTCACCGAGGAGGGCTGCGAGGCCGCCGAGCGGATCGACGAGCTCGCCGCGACCAGTCCACTGATCCGTGTGGTCACGGTCCCGAAGGCGTACGAGACGAAGAACGGCACCCGCTTCAAGGCCCGCGCCAACAACTACGCCCATGAGCTGCGCATCGCGGAGGGCGAGGCCCTCGAGCACGTGTGGGTCCTGCACATGGACGACGACACGGGCGTCGGGCCCGACACGTCGGCCTCCCTCGCGCAGTTCATCAACCGCCAGCGTCGCGCGACCCCCGAAGAGGTCAAGCACATGGCACAGGGCATCCTGACCTACCCGCGGGAGAACGCGGTGAGCATGCTCACCTGGTTCGCCGACGCCATCCGCCCCGCTGACGACATCGCACGGTTCCGCGCCTTCACCGGCCTCGGCACCCCGGCCGCCGGTGTGCACGGCGAACTCCTGGTCATCCGCGCCTCCATCGAGGCCGAGATCGGCTGGGACTTCGGGCCCAAGGAGATCGTCGAGGACGCCCGGCTGGCCCTGACCTTCTGCCGTATCTACCCGGGCCGCAGCGACTGGTTCAACGGCCGCTGCTACGGCGCCTCGCCGGCCAACACCAAGGACTTCATCAAGCAGCGCGAGCGCTGGGCCTGGGGCCTGGTCGCTCTCTGCTTCAACCGCAAGGTGCCGCTGCGCTACCGCTGGTTCCTGACCATCTGCGTGACGAGCTGGATCCTGGGCCCGCTGCAGCACGTCGGCACGATCCTCTTCGTCGCCTGGTTCATCGGCGACATGAACACCTCACCGGTGACCCAGTCCGTGGTCATCCTGTGGTCGCTCAGCTTCGCGTATGTGATCTGGGCCTACTGGGAAGGGCTGCGGCTCAACGCGATCGCCTCGGCGAACGGCAGGCGCAAGTGGTGGGAGCCTTTCGCGGTCCTGCTCCTGCTGCCCTTCTTCTCCCTCATCGAGGGGATCGGCGGCATCAAGGGCCTGTGGAAGTTCGTCCGCCGCGAGGAGAACAAGTTCGTCGTCATCGCGAAGCCCGCCTGA
- a CDS encoding NDP-sugar synthase produces MQEAIILVGGKGTRLRPLTNHTPKPLLGVAGSSFIRHQIAKLMDAGVEHVVFATSYLASLFEEEFKDFTRELKISYAVEEVPLGTGGAIRNAARLLDGPADASVLVLNGDILSGVDLNALLERHAEREAEVTLHLTRVPDPRAFGLVPTDGSGRVLSFLEKPKTAEECVTDKINAGCYVFRRSVLDAIPADREVSVEQETFPQLVARGGRVFGHTTDDYWRDLGTPLAFVHGSADLVTGKAASPLVGRPAEALVHPTAVVDPTARVTGGSTIGPRAVIGAHVVVEHSIISGGVTVGDGARIHESVVDHDSSIGSESVLREVVVGCHAHIGAQNELPAQLRLSCGIRIPAQGVRVSGTAVACPTIH; encoded by the coding sequence ATGCAAGAAGCCATCATTCTGGTGGGCGGCAAGGGAACACGCCTGCGCCCCCTGACGAACCACACCCCCAAGCCCCTGCTGGGCGTCGCGGGCTCCTCCTTCATCCGTCACCAGATCGCCAAGCTGATGGATGCCGGCGTCGAGCACGTGGTGTTCGCGACCTCGTATCTCGCCAGCCTCTTCGAGGAGGAGTTCAAGGACTTCACCCGGGAGCTGAAGATCTCCTACGCCGTCGAGGAGGTGCCGCTCGGCACGGGCGGAGCGATCCGCAACGCCGCCCGCCTGCTGGACGGTCCGGCGGACGCGTCGGTGCTGGTCCTCAACGGCGACATCCTCTCCGGTGTCGACCTGAACGCCCTCCTGGAGCGCCACGCGGAGCGGGAAGCGGAGGTGACGCTTCACCTCACCCGTGTCCCCGACCCCCGTGCCTTCGGGCTCGTCCCCACCGACGGGTCCGGCCGGGTGCTGTCCTTCCTGGAGAAGCCCAAGACCGCCGAGGAGTGCGTCACCGACAAGATCAACGCCGGCTGCTACGTCTTTCGCCGGTCCGTCCTGGACGCCATCCCCGCCGACCGCGAGGTCTCGGTCGAGCAGGAGACCTTCCCGCAGCTCGTCGCCCGGGGCGGCCGTGTCTTCGGCCACACCACGGACGACTACTGGCGGGACCTCGGCACCCCGCTGGCCTTCGTCCACGGCTCCGCCGACCTGGTCACCGGCAAGGCGGCCTCGCCCCTGGTGGGACGGCCGGCCGAGGCCCTGGTCCACCCCACGGCCGTGGTCGACCCGACCGCCCGTGTCACCGGCGGCTCGACGATCGGCCCGCGCGCCGTCATCGGTGCCCATGTGGTCGTCGAGCACTCGATCATCAGCGGCGGCGTGACCGTGGGCGACGGCGCCCGGATCCACGAGTCCGTGGTCGACCACGACTCCTCGATCGGCAGCGAATCGGTTCTTCGTGAGGTGGTGGTGGGCTGCCACGCCCACATCGGCGCGCAGAACGAACTGCCCGCCCAGCTGCGGCTGTCGTGCGGCATCCGCATCCCCGCCCAAGGGGTGCGCGTCAGCGGTACGGCTGTCGCCTGCCCGACGATCCACTGA
- a CDS encoding acyltransferase family protein: MTRHRSSAAQTEGLRKYRPDIQGLRAVAIMMVVAMHCGILDIHGGVDVSFVLSGFLIGGQLLAEIDRTGKVSLSKFWARRFRRLAPGMTVVVLATASLAWIYGSPLRFRDTMEDGLASALSVMNWRLVETGTDYFANDGTQSPYQHFWSLGIEEQFYLAAPLALFAMAWLSRVVFRNRVLVGLFLGAVIGGSFYVGYTQTSVNQPLAYFGTHTRIWELTVGILIALGAPLLSRMNRAVAGVISWLGLATAIGTALLITPETPLPGYAVAGPVLGAAMIIAGGCAAPRFGAERLLDNPVLNSVANVSYGWYLWHWPILILWPDITGHELSYSDRFRVASLSLILAYAMFYVVEHRFRTNAQLVARPWKGIFAGGTAVAGTAGAAAFAMTVLPLNLSASAVAAGSGTVGWSGTESVRGSVVHKQLSAVARGALPKSPDDQTHYGCIDNTDVEEFVLRDNCVIGDRTGERSVVVIGDSHAWQWGDAFDEIGRKLHAKIVTMAKGGCSPEVYAIKNPELNREYSECDSWRRTAFEEIKKLKPDVVVVTNRVRQEATEAGAEKAFQALEESGAEIVYLTDTPQPGRNVPDCLATHIDDVTACNPAQDKAIEYTDYRAMEQKVAERHGGVVIDTLPAFCADDVCPTVIGDQIVYFDASHITAGYAKSLVPFLQPTLKKVLAG; encoded by the coding sequence GTGACCCGCCATCGTTCATCGGCCGCGCAGACAGAGGGTCTTCGCAAGTACCGGCCGGACATTCAGGGCCTGCGTGCCGTCGCCATCATGATGGTCGTCGCCATGCACTGCGGCATCCTCGACATCCACGGCGGTGTGGACGTCAGCTTCGTACTCAGCGGCTTCCTCATCGGCGGCCAGCTCCTCGCGGAGATCGACAGGACGGGGAAGGTCTCACTGAGCAAGTTCTGGGCCCGCCGCTTCCGGCGCCTGGCTCCGGGGATGACCGTCGTCGTCCTCGCCACCGCGTCCCTCGCCTGGATCTACGGCAGCCCGCTCAGGTTCCGCGACACCATGGAGGACGGCCTCGCCTCCGCGCTCAGCGTCATGAACTGGCGGCTCGTCGAGACCGGCACGGACTACTTCGCCAACGACGGCACCCAGTCGCCGTACCAGCACTTCTGGTCGCTCGGCATCGAGGAGCAGTTCTATCTGGCGGCTCCGCTGGCCCTGTTCGCCATGGCCTGGCTCAGCCGTGTCGTCTTCCGCAACCGCGTGCTGGTGGGACTCTTCCTGGGGGCGGTGATCGGCGGCTCCTTCTACGTGGGCTACACACAGACCAGCGTCAACCAGCCGCTCGCCTACTTCGGTACCCACACCCGCATCTGGGAACTCACCGTCGGCATCCTGATCGCCCTCGGCGCACCGCTGCTCTCCCGTATGAACCGGGCAGTGGCCGGCGTGATCTCCTGGCTGGGCCTCGCCACCGCGATCGGCACCGCGCTCCTCATCACCCCGGAGACCCCGCTGCCGGGGTACGCGGTGGCCGGCCCCGTCCTCGGCGCGGCCATGATCATCGCCGGCGGGTGCGCGGCCCCGCGCTTCGGTGCGGAACGGCTGCTGGACAACCCGGTGCTCAACTCGGTCGCCAACGTCAGCTACGGCTGGTACCTCTGGCACTGGCCGATCCTGATCCTGTGGCCGGACATCACCGGCCACGAGCTCTCCTACTCGGACCGCTTCCGCGTGGCGTCCCTGTCGCTGATCCTGGCCTACGCGATGTTCTACGTCGTCGAGCACCGCTTCAGGACCAACGCCCAGCTCGTGGCCCGCCCCTGGAAGGGCATCTTCGCCGGTGGCACGGCCGTCGCGGGTACGGCCGGTGCCGCGGCCTTCGCCATGACCGTCCTGCCGCTGAACCTCTCGGCCTCGGCCGTGGCCGCGGGCTCCGGCACCGTGGGGTGGAGCGGTACGGAATCGGTGCGCGGCTCCGTGGTCCACAAGCAGCTGTCCGCAGTCGCCCGGGGCGCCCTGCCGAAGTCCCCCGACGACCAGACGCACTACGGATGCATCGACAACACCGATGTCGAGGAGTTCGTCCTGCGCGACAACTGCGTGATCGGCGACAGGACGGGCGAGAGGTCCGTCGTCGTGATCGGCGACTCGCACGCCTGGCAGTGGGGTGACGCCTTCGACGAGATCGGCCGGAAGCTGCACGCCAAGATCGTGACCATGGCGAAGGGCGGCTGCTCCCCCGAGGTCTACGCCATCAAGAACCCGGAGCTCAACCGCGAGTACTCCGAGTGCGACAGCTGGCGCAGGACGGCGTTCGAGGAGATCAAGAAGCTCAAGCCCGATGTCGTCGTCGTCACCAACCGGGTCCGCCAGGAGGCGACCGAAGCCGGAGCCGAGAAGGCGTTCCAGGCCCTGGAGGAGTCGGGGGCCGAGATCGTCTATCTGACGGACACCCCGCAGCCCGGCCGGAACGTACCCGACTGTCTCGCCACCCACATCGACGACGTCACGGCCTGCAATCCCGCCCAGGACAAGGCCATCGAGTACACCGACTACCGGGCCATGGAACAGAAGGTGGCCGAGCGCCACGGTGGCGTGGTCATCGACACGCTGCCGGCGTTCTGCGCGGACGACGTGTGCCCGACGGTGATCGGCGACCAGATCGTCTACTTCGACGCCAGCCACATCACGGCCGGCTACGCGAAGTCCCTGGTGCCCTTCCTCCAGCCGACCCTCAAGAAGGTCCTGGCCGGCTGA
- the truA gene encoding tRNA pseudouridine(38-40) synthase TruA, with product MSDEVQPGDVRVRLDLSYDGSDFSGWAKQAGGRRTVQGEIEDALRTVTRSKDVTYELTVAGRTDAGVHARGQVAHVDLPEGLWAEHRDKLLKRLAGRLPKDVRVWSLREAPAGFNARFAALWRRYVYRVGDQPGGVDPLLRNHVLWHDWELDVAVMDAAAKSLVGEHDFAAYAKRREGATTIREILDFGVRRRADGVVEIEVRADAFCHNQVRSMVGALLFVGDGHRGVEWPRKVLDAGVRDSAVHVVRPHGLTLEEVAYPADDQLAERQLQARRVRGEVLGVSRPGPS from the coding sequence GTGAGCGACGAAGTACAGCCCGGTGACGTCCGTGTCCGTCTCGACCTCTCCTACGACGGGTCCGATTTCTCCGGATGGGCCAAGCAGGCCGGCGGCCGGCGGACCGTACAGGGCGAGATCGAGGACGCGTTGCGGACGGTCACGCGGTCGAAGGACGTGACGTACGAGCTGACCGTGGCCGGTCGGACCGATGCCGGGGTGCATGCGCGGGGGCAGGTGGCGCACGTGGATCTGCCCGAGGGGCTGTGGGCGGAGCATCGCGACAAGCTGCTGAAGCGGCTGGCGGGGCGGCTGCCGAAGGATGTGCGGGTGTGGTCCTTGCGGGAGGCTCCGGCTGGGTTCAACGCGCGGTTCGCCGCTCTGTGGCGGCGGTACGTCTACCGGGTGGGGGACCAGCCCGGTGGCGTGGATCCGCTGCTGCGCAACCATGTGCTGTGGCACGACTGGGAGTTGGACGTCGCTGTCATGGACGCCGCCGCGAAGTCCCTCGTGGGGGAGCACGACTTCGCGGCCTACGCGAAGAGGCGTGAGGGAGCGACGACGATCCGCGAGATCCTCGACTTCGGGGTGCGGCGGCGGGCGGACGGGGTCGTCGAGATCGAGGTCCGGGCCGACGCCTTCTGCCACAACCAGGTGCGGTCCATGGTCGGGGCGCTGCTGTTCGTGGGGGACGGGCACCGGGGTGTGGAGTGGCCGCGGAAGGTGCTGGACGCGGGTGTCCGGGACAGTGCCGTCCATGTCGTACGGCCGCACGGGCTGACCTTGGAGGAGGTCGCGTACCCGGCGGACGACCAGCTTGCCGAGAGGCAGCTTCAGGCCCGCCGGGTACGGGGAGAGGTGCTCGGGGTCAGCCGGCCAGGACCTTCTTGA
- the rplQ gene encoding 50S ribosomal protein L17 encodes MPKPTKGARMGGSAAHEKLLLANLAKSLFEHGRITTTEAKARKLRPYAERLVTKAKKGDLHNRRQVLQVITDKSIVHTLFTEIGPRYENRPGGYTRITKIGNRRGDNAPMAVIELVEALTVAQQATGEAEAATKRAAKDAEAAPAAEETKVDTAKADEAEDTTEAPAEESKDA; translated from the coding sequence ATGCCGAAGCCCACCAAGGGTGCCCGTATGGGCGGCAGCGCCGCGCACGAGAAGCTGCTCCTCGCGAACCTTGCGAAGAGCCTCTTCGAGCACGGCCGTATCACCACCACCGAGGCGAAGGCGCGCAAGCTGCGTCCGTACGCCGAGCGTCTGGTCACCAAGGCGAAGAAGGGCGACCTTCACAACCGCCGTCAGGTGCTCCAGGTGATCACGGACAAGAGCATCGTGCACACGCTCTTCACCGAGATCGGCCCGCGCTACGAGAACCGTCCCGGTGGCTACACCCGCATCACCAAGATCGGTAACCGCCGTGGCGACAACGCGCCCATGGCTGTCATCGAGCTGGTCGAGGCGCTGACGGTCGCGCAGCAGGCGACGGGTGAGGCCGAGGCCGCCACCAAGCGTGCCGCCAAGGACGCCGAGGCTGCTCCGGCCGCCGAGGAGACCAAGGTCGACACGGCCAAGGCCGACGAGGCCGAGGACACCACCGAGGCTCCGGCCGAGGAGTCCAAGGACGCCTGA
- a CDS encoding DNA-directed RNA polymerase subunit alpha yields MLIAQRPSLTEEVVDEFRSRFVIEPLEPGFGYTLGNSLRRTLLSSIPGAAVTSIRIDGVLHEFTTVPGVKEDVTDLILNIKQLVVSSEHDEPVVMYLRKQGPGLVTAADIAPPAGVEVHNPDLVLATLNGKGKLEMELTVERGRGYVSAVQNKQVGQEIGRIPVDSIYSPVLKVTYKVEATRVEQRTDFDKLIVDVETKQAMRPRDAMASAGKTLVELFGLARELNIDAEGIDMGPSPTDAALAADLALPIEELELTVRSYNCLKREGIHSVGELVARSEADLLDIRNFGAKSIDEVKAKLAGMGLALKDSPPGFDPTAAADAFGADDDADAGFVETEQY; encoded by the coding sequence ATGCTGATCGCTCAGCGTCCGTCCCTGACCGAAGAGGTCGTCGACGAGTTCCGCTCCCGGTTCGTGATCGAGCCGCTGGAGCCGGGCTTCGGTTACACCCTCGGCAACTCCCTGCGCCGTACCCTCCTGTCGTCGATTCCCGGTGCCGCTGTCACCAGCATCCGCATCGACGGCGTCCTGCACGAGTTCACCACCGTGCCGGGCGTCAAGGAGGACGTCACCGACCTGATCCTCAACATCAAGCAGCTGGTCGTCTCCTCGGAGCACGACGAGCCGGTCGTGATGTACCTGCGCAAGCAGGGCCCGGGTCTGGTCACCGCCGCCGACATCGCGCCCCCGGCCGGTGTCGAGGTGCACAACCCCGACCTCGTCCTCGCCACGCTCAACGGCAAGGGCAAGCTGGAGATGGAGCTCACGGTCGAGCGTGGCCGCGGTTACGTCTCCGCCGTGCAGAACAAGCAGGTGGGCCAGGAGATCGGCCGTATCCCGGTCGACTCCATCTACAGCCCGGTGCTCAAGGTCACGTACAAGGTCGAGGCGACCCGTGTCGAGCAGCGCACCGACTTCGACAAGCTGATCGTCGACGTCGAGACCAAGCAGGCCATGCGTCCCCGAGACGCGATGGCATCGGCCGGCAAGACCCTGGTCGAGCTGTTCGGTCTCGCCCGCGAGCTGAACATCGACGCCGAGGGCATCGACATGGGCCCGTCCCCCACGGACGCCGCTCTTGCCGCCGACCTGGCGCTGCCGATCGAGGAGCTGGAGCTCACGGTCCGCTCCTACAACTGCCTCAAGCGTGAGGGCATCCACTCCGTGGGTGAGCTCGTGGCGCGCTCCGAGGCCGACCTCCTGGACATCCGCAACTTCGGTGCGAAGTCCATCGACGAGGTCAAGGCGAAGCTGGCCGGCATGGGCCTGGCCCTGAAGGACAGCCCGCCCGGATTCGACCCCACGGCCGCTGCCGACGCCTTCGGCGCCGACGACGACGCGGACGCGGGTTTCGTGGAGACCGAGCAGTACTGA
- the rpsK gene encoding 30S ribosomal protein S11 has protein sequence MPPKGRQGAAKKVRRKEKKNVAHGHAHIKSTFNNTIVSITDPSGNVISWASAGHVGFKGSRKSTPFAAQMAAESAARRAQEHGMRKVDVFVKGPGSGRETAIRSLQATGLEVGSIQDVTPTPHNGCRPPKRRRV, from the coding sequence ATGCCCCCCAAGGGTCGTCAGGGCGCTGCCAAGAAGGTGCGCCGCAAGGAAAAGAAGAACGTCGCTCACGGGCACGCCCACATCAAGAGCACGTTCAACAACACGATCGTCTCGATCACGGACCCCTCGGGCAACGTGATCTCCTGGGCCTCCGCCGGCCACGTCGGCTTCAAGGGCTCGCGCAAGTCCACCCCCTTCGCCGCGCAGATGGCCGCCGAGTCGGCCGCCCGCCGCGCGCAGGAGCACGGCATGCGCAAGGTGGACGTGTTCGTCAAGGGTCCCGGCTCCGGCCGTGAGACCGCGATCCGCTCCCTCCAGGCCACCGGCCTCGAGGTCGGCTCGATCCAGGACGTCACCCCCACCCCGCACAACGGCTGCCGTCCGCCCAAGCGCCGCCGCGTCTGA
- the rpsM gene encoding 30S ribosomal protein S13 → MARVSGVDIPRDKRVEVALTYVFGIGRTLSQLTLAETGINPNTRVRDLSEEELVAIREYVDNNLKTEGDLRREVQADIRRKVEIGCYQGLRHRRGLPVRGQRTSTNARTRKGPRRAIAGKKKPGKK, encoded by the coding sequence ATGGCACGCGTTTCCGGTGTTGACATCCCGCGCGACAAGCGCGTGGAGGTCGCCCTGACCTATGTGTTCGGCATCGGCCGGACCCTTTCGCAGCTGACGCTGGCCGAGACCGGCATCAACCCGAACACCCGCGTTCGCGACCTCTCCGAGGAGGAGCTCGTCGCGATTCGTGAGTACGTCGACAACAACCTCAAGACCGAGGGTGACCTCCGTCGCGAGGTCCAGGCCGACATCCGCCGCAAGGTCGAGATCGGCTGCTACCAGGGTCTGCGTCACCGTCGTGGACTGCCCGTCCGTGGTCAGCGCACCAGCACGAACGCTCGTACCCGCAAGGGCCCGCGTCGCGCCATCGCCGGCAAGAAGAAGCCGGGCAAGAAGTAG
- the rpmJ gene encoding 50S ribosomal protein L36, whose protein sequence is MKVKPSVKKICDKCRVIRRHGRVMVICENPRHKQRQG, encoded by the coding sequence ATGAAGGTCAAGCCGAGCGTCAAGAAGATCTGCGACAAGTGCAGGGTGATCCGCCGTCACGGTCGGGTCATGGTCATCTGCGAGAACCCGCGCCACAAGCAGCGCCAGGGCTGA
- the infA gene encoding translation initiation factor IF-1, with product MAKKQGAIEIEGTVVESLPNAMFKVELQNGHQVLAHISGKMRMHYIRILPDDRVVVELSPYDLTRGRIVYRYK from the coding sequence GTGGCCAAGAAGCAAGGTGCCATCGAGATCGAGGGCACTGTCGTCGAGTCTCTTCCGAACGCCATGTTCAAGGTCGAGCTCCAGAACGGCCACCAGGTCCTGGCTCACATCAGCGGAAAGATGCGTATGCACTACATCCGTATCCTCCCTGACGACCGGGTCGTGGTGGAGTTGTCTCCGTACGACCTGACACGTGGCCGGATCGTCTACCGGTACAAGTAG
- the map gene encoding type I methionyl aminopeptidase: MVQIKTPEQIAKMREAGLVVAAIHAATREAAVPGATTRDLDQVARKVLAEHDAKPNFLGYGGFPATICTSVNEVVVHGIPSDEVVLKDGDIISIDCGAIIDGWHGDAAYTAFVGSGHAPELLELSRVTEESMWAGIAAMKQGNRLVDVSRAIETYIRRQPKPGGGRYGIIEDYGGHGIGTEMHMDPHLLNYVDRRRGKGPKLVTGFCLAIEPMVSLGTPRTEVLSDDWTVITTDGTWSSHWEHSVALTDEGPLVLTAPDGGRAKLAEHGITAAPDPLA; encoded by the coding sequence ATGGTGCAGATCAAGACCCCCGAGCAGATCGCCAAGATGCGCGAGGCGGGGCTGGTCGTCGCCGCCATCCACGCGGCGACCCGAGAGGCCGCGGTGCCCGGGGCCACGACCAGGGATCTCGACCAGGTCGCGCGCAAGGTCCTCGCGGAGCACGACGCCAAGCCGAACTTCCTGGGGTACGGCGGTTTCCCGGCGACGATCTGCACCTCCGTGAACGAGGTCGTCGTCCACGGCATCCCGTCCGACGAGGTCGTCCTCAAGGACGGCGACATCATCTCCATCGACTGCGGTGCGATCATCGACGGCTGGCACGGGGACGCGGCCTACACGGCCTTCGTGGGCTCGGGGCACGCTCCGGAGCTGCTGGAGCTCTCGCGGGTGACCGAGGAGTCCATGTGGGCCGGCATCGCGGCGATGAAGCAGGGCAACCGGCTCGTCGACGTCTCCCGCGCCATCGAGACGTACATCCGCCGCCAGCCGAAGCCGGGCGGCGGCCGCTACGGGATCATCGAGGACTACGGCGGCCACGGCATCGGCACCGAGATGCACATGGACCCGCACCTGCTGAACTACGTCGACCGGCGCCGGGGGAAGGGGCCGAAGCTGGTCACAGGGTTCTGCCTGGCGATCGAGCCGATGGTGTCCCTGGGCACACCGAGGACGGAGGTCCTGTCGGACGACTGGACGGTCATCACGACGGACGGTACGTGGTCGTCCCACTGGGAGCACTCGGTGGCGCTGACGGACGAGGGACCGCTGGTTCTGACGGCTCCCGACGGCGGCAGGGCGAAGCTGGCGGAGCACGGGATCACCGCCGCGCCCGATCCGCTCGCTTAA
- a CDS encoding adenylate kinase, translating into MRIVLVGPPGAGKGTQAAFLASNLSIPHISTGDLFRANISRQTDLGKLAKSYMDAGNLVPDEVTIGMAKDRMEQPDAENGFLLDGFPRNVSQAESLDEMLQHEGMKLDAVLDLEVPEEEVVKRIAGRRICRNDSAHVFHVSYKAPKQDGVCDVCGGELYQRDDDSEETVRKRLEVYHTQTEPIIDYYKAQGLVVTISALGKVEDVTGRAMEALQHEGDAA; encoded by the coding sequence ATGCGTATCGTCCTCGTCGGGCCGCCGGGCGCCGGTAAGGGAACGCAGGCCGCGTTCCTCGCCTCGAACCTGTCGATCCCGCACATCTCCACGGGCGACCTGTTCCGCGCCAACATCAGCCGGCAGACGGACCTCGGCAAACTCGCGAAGTCCTACATGGACGCGGGCAACCTGGTTCCGGACGAGGTCACCATCGGCATGGCCAAGGACCGCATGGAGCAGCCGGACGCCGAGAACGGCTTCCTGCTCGACGGCTTCCCGCGGAACGTCTCGCAGGCCGAGTCGCTCGACGAGATGCTGCAGCACGAGGGCATGAAGCTGGACGCGGTGCTGGACCTCGAAGTACCCGAGGAGGAGGTCGTCAAGCGCATCGCCGGCCGCCGCATCTGCCGCAACGACTCGGCGCACGTCTTCCACGTGTCGTACAAGGCGCCGAAGCAGGACGGCGTCTGTGACGTCTGCGGCGGCGAGCTGTACCAGCGCGACGACGACTCCGAGGAGACGGTCCGCAAGCGCCTGGAGGTCTACCACACCCAGACCGAGCCGATCATCGACTACTACAAGGCCCAGGGCCTGGTGGTCACGATCTCGGCGCTCGGCAAGGTGGAGGACGTGACCGGCCGTGCCATGGAGGCGCTCCAGCACGAGGGCGACGCCGCGTAG